A stretch of DNA from Dokdonia sp. PRO95:
TAGGTGTTGCGGTATTTTCTTCTACACCTATATTTATGGAAGTTATACCATCTGCTACGCCACCTACCGCTGTAAACACACCTTCATAACTTAAAAACTGGATTATCTTACCTGCTGGATTTACAAGTGCAAGGCCATCTGGAAGGGCGCCGCCATTTTGAATTCCATTAGGTGGATAACTAATAGTTACAAAGCCGAAACCATTCCCAGTATCATTAGGTATGAGTCCGGTTAAGAATTGGGTATTATATGCAGAATTATTGTTGCCATTATAGAGCACAATAGAATATCCGTTAATATCTAAACCGGCGGCTCCTGCGATCTCAATAAACTCTCCTGTATCTGGGCCTGCGTTTTCATAATGTATTTCATTTATCCAAATATCTGTCCTCACTGGAATCTCTGATGCACATTTTATATGACCCCAGAATTCTCCATTAAAAATATCGATACAGCCCGTAGCCTCTACATAGACCATCATACCTTTATCTGCAATAGTTGTTGGTATGCCATCTCTTGCTGCGTCAGATGGAACCCGTGGTGGCATAAAACCTAAATAAGCACCCGCACCATCTATTTGACTAGTTACTTCTAGCATCGCCTTTTCTGAGGGATTTCTAGTGCCTACCCCTACTTGACTTATTAAAACAAATGAATAGAAAATCATTCCAATTACACACAAAGACTGTTTTGATAAACTCATAATCTCCTAATTAAAAGTTTGCCCTACATTTTTTGTTCCTGCTGTACTTTGTCCTACAGCACTAGTACTCCAAGTAAAATCTATAAAAGAATTGCCTGTTCCTGTAAGATGTATAGATTGCGTTGCGGTTGTACTTGTAGTCTCTATGACGCCCACATCAATTGATGTAAGTCCATTTGCTGGACCACCAGTAGCTGTGATAGTTCCTTCATAACTTAAAAACTGTATCACTTTACCATCCGGACCTACTAGCGCAAAACCACTGGTGTCATTTCGTAAATTAGCATCTACAGAAATAGCTCCATAGCCATTTTCCTCATCATCTATAGTTCCAGAAAATGTAAGGATTACACCATAGGGTTGTCCTGTATCTGCACGGTATCTTACTAGGTAATAACCAGAGATATCCAAACCAGCAGGTCCAACAATTTCGATAAACTGATTTACATCTGTACCGTTATTTGCATAATGAAATTCGTTGATCCAAATGTCTGAAGGTCCGCCTGAACAATAAATACTTTCCCATGCGGTACCAGTCCAAAAGTCTAGACAACCGGTTTCCTCCACAAAAACCATAAGACCTATATCTGTAGTGGTAGGTGCAATACTAATTTGATTTGCCGTGGTCGCCACTCTTGGAGGAATAAATCCCTTATAGTCACCTCTGCTAGTAACACCGCTTATTTCGAGCATAGCAGCATTAGAAGGTGTAGTTGTGCCTATACCCACTTGAGCATGTAAAAAAGATGTTGCTAGTAGCAACAATGAACACGTAAATACTTTCATAACTATGATTTTACACCATAGCTAAGTAGCTAATATACAGAATAGTAGTCTGGGATTATGAAAGTAATGAAGATTTCCCCTACAAAATGTTTTTAAGCCATTTTTTCGCCTAACTACCTATTTATCAGGATTAAAGGCGTCATCTGGATTTACATTCTCATCATAATTAAGCATTCCCTCCGTTTTTGCAATTATAGAAGAAACTGTTGCATCTCCAGTTACATTTACAACCGTTCTACACATATCGAGAATACGGTCTACAGGAAAGATAATCGCAATCCAAGCTGGATTTAAATCTACAGATCCCAGCACAATAATAAGCATCACAAGTCCAGCACTAGGTACCGCTGCAGATCCTATAGATGCTAATGTTGCAGTAAGTACAATAGTAAGCTGTTGTCCTAATGTAAGATCAATCATGTGAAGCTGTGCAAGAAAAACCACTGCTACAGCTTGATATAAAACAGTACCATCCATATTTACTGTAGCTCCTATAGGAAGTACAAAACTCGTTATCTTCTTATCAACTCCTAAGTTGTCCTCCACACACTCCATCGTTACTGGAAGAGTCGCAGCACTACTTGAGGTAGAGAAAGCTGTTGTTTGTGCTAGTCCCATTGCTTTAAAGAATCCTCTGTAAGGAATCTTACGTACAATGAGCTTTATAATCAATGGGTACATCACAAATATCATTAGCATCAAGCCCAAAAATACTGTAAGCGAATACCAAGAAAGTCCTTTAAATATTTCAACAACCTTTCCTATATCATCTCCCGCCATTTTACTAATGACACCAGCTAACAAAGCAAACACAAAAAATGGAGATGCTTGCATTACAAAATCCACCATCTTTAAAAATACCTCCATCACACTGTCTACTAGCTTAATTACCGGTCCAGATTTTTCCTTAGGAATAAACAACAAGCTGATTCCAAAAAATATAGCAAAAAAGATAATTTGCAACATTAACCCATTATCTGTGAGCGCTTTAAAAAAGTTTTGAGGAACGAGATCAATAAGAGGTTGTAAAGGACCTGCGTCTTTAGTCGCGTTTGCAGTTTTCATTTTTTCGGCAACGGTTGCATCTTCCCCTTTTGATTTTACGAGTTCGTTTACACGTCCAGCACGCTCCATAAACTGAGGATCTTGTAAATAATTTACACCATCCTTTATTTCAACACCTTGTTCTTGAGCCCAAAGTTCATAACTTATTCTGTTATCTATACGACTTTCTTGATCTACAAGTGCTCCAGGTTGTATAATGTTTACAAGTGTCAAACCTAATCCTACAGCTAGTAATGTAGTAATAAGATAAGCTAGAAGTGTTTTTCCACCCATTCTACCTAAACTAGATGGATCACCTATACCAGCAACTCCAGCGATGATAGAAAATAGAACTAAAGGAACTGCAATAAGTTTTAACAGATTGATAAAAATCGTTCCAAAAGGGGCAATCCAATTAATTGTAAAGTCACTTAATCCTACCGAAGAAGATATCAGTGCCCAAACCACACCTAAAATTAAACCAATAATAATCTTCCAGTGTAGTGCTAATTTTTTCATAGGTAGTAGTTCCTTCTTGAATAAAAATCCAACTAGTGAGTTGAATATGTGATGTTTAAAATTATTCCAAATTACTATTAATTCCTTGGTAATACATAGCCTTACTAGCTATCCTCCTTAGAAATTTTACTTCTACAATCTAACAGATTTATTTCGTAGTACAAAATCTGCTATTACAAGTGCTGCCATTGCTTCTACAATAGGTACTGCACGAGGTACAACACACGGATCATGCCTTCCCTTTCCTTGCATTTCTACCACTTCTCCAGATGCATTAATAGTTTCTTGCTTTTGCATTACGGTTGCCACTGGCTTAAACGCTACTTTAAAGTAAATATCCATCCCGTTAGATATACCTCCTTGAACCCCACCACTTAGATTGGTTTTTGTAGTTCCATCTGTATTAAAATGATCATTATGATCACTTCCTTTCATAGTTGCCCCTTCAAAACCACTTCCGTATTCAAATCCTTTTACAGCATTTATGGATAACATTGCTTTTCCTAGCTCTGCATGAAGTTTATCAAATACCGGCTCTCCAAGACCTACAGGTACATTTTGAATTACACAAGTGATCACACCTCCTATGGTGTCTCCTTGTTTTTTTATTTCCTTAATTTTTTCTTCACACGCTTTCGCGAAAGCGGGATTTGCACACCTCACATCATTTTTTTCAATCTCGCTAAAATCAAGATCTTGGTATGGTGTATCCATAGTTAAGTCGCCCACAGCACTTGTAAATGCGTGAAATGATATCCCTTTCAAAAATTGCTTTGCAATGGCTCCAGCAACTACGCGACTAGCTGTCTCCCTCGCCGAAGATCTTCCTCCACCACGGTAATCACGGTTTCCGTATTTTTTATCATAGGTATAATCTGCGTGACTAGGTCTGTAGGTATCTTTAATGTGACCGTAATCCTTAGATTTCTGATTAGTATTTACAATCTGAAAACCTATAGGAGTTCCCGTTGTTTTGTCCTCAAAAAGGCCTGACAAGAAATCTACGGTATCTGGTTCTTTACGCTGGGTTACAATTTTAGATTGTCCAGGCTTGCGACGATCTAAGTCATGCTGGATCGCATCAAAATCAATACTCAAACCGGCAGGGCATCCATCTATAATTCCACCTATAGCCTTACCATGTGATTCACCAAAAGTGGTGACCTTAAATATAGTTCCGTACGTATTACCTGCCATCGTATGTGTTTTTAACAAATGTAAATTGAAAAGGCCATAATCAAAAACTAAAAACTCACTTAATGATTAATTAACTTGATCTATATTATATAACTATAACTTTTATACTTCTTAACATCTACTTTACCATCCTCTCTTAAAATCTAAAGACCTTACAAGCAAAACAATCTCGGTGAAAAGACCCGTAGAAATTGCAGTACTATCAGACATACATCTAGGCACTTACGGTTGCCACGCTACAGAAGTCTGTCAATATTTAAACTCTATCGCACCAGAAATACTCATCTTAAATGGTGATATTATTGACATCTGGCAGTTTAGAAAACGTTTCTTTCCTAAAGAGCACCTTAAAGTGATTAAAAAAATAATCACACTTGCTTCAAAAGGAACTCACGTGTACTATATCACTGGCAATCATGATGAGATGCTTAGAAAATTTAGCGATGCTACCATGGGAAACATCCACCTCATAGATAAACTTGTTCTTAATCTAGATGGTAAAAAAGCTTGGTTCTTTCATGGTGACGTATTCGACGCATCCATACAGCACACTAAGTGGATTGCAAAACTAGGCGGATGGGGTTATGATTTTTTAATTCTATTTAATAGACTCCTCAATAAATGGCTCGTAAGTATGGGAAGAGAAAAGTATTCTCTCTCAAAAAAGATTAAAAATAGTGTAAAAGGAGCTGTAAAGTTTATCAATGACTTTGAAAAAACCGCAACAGATCTCGCTATCGAAAATAATTTTGATTACGTTATCTGTGGTCATATACATCAACCAGCAAAACAACAGGTAAACACTCCGAAAGGAAGCACACTTTACCTAAATAGTGGCGACTGGATTGAAAACTTGAGCTATCTAGAGTACCATAACCGTAAATGGAGTCTCAACTACTATAGAGAAATCCAGCCTAAAAAATCGCATAACAGCTCAAAAATTCTCCTAGAGCCCCAGAATGTTCAAACCAGATATTCTTAATTAATACTCAATAGTCACGTACCATTAATTACTACTCTAAAAGCGCATCGCGTAACACGCTTACAGGATGCATAGCGACTCGTGCTGTACCGTCTTTAATCTGATGCCTACAGCTTGTACCATTGGCTACAATAATAGTCTCACCATCTGCTTTTCTTATCGCAGGAAATAGCGTTTGCTCGCCTACTTTCATACTTACCTCATAATGCTCTTTTTCATACCCAAAACTACCCGCCATCCCACAACAACCAGAAGGTATAATAGTAGGAGTATAATTTAAAGGAAGATTAAGAATGGCAAACGTATGTGACACAGAGGAAAGTGCTTTCTGGTGACAGTGACCATGTATTTTTAGTTTTTTGGCTTTCGCCGAAAATTGCTCGGAGGTAATAACACCTCGTTTGATTTCACTATGTAAAAACTCTTCAATTAAAAATGATTGTGCCGAAAGCTTTTGGGCATTCTCCACATCATCTGCAAGCCGAAGATATTCATCTCTAAAAGATAAAATAGCCGAAGGTTCAATACCTAGAATTACAGTGTCTTCTGCCAAATCCTTTAATAGTTCAATATTCTTATTTGCCAGCGTCTTTGCCTCCTCAAGAAATCCTTTAGAAATGTAAGAGCGGCCACTATCATGGTTAGTCACAACTTCCACCTCATAACCAAGGTGACGTAACAGCGTTAAAGCATCTTGACCAATGTTTCCATCTAGAAACTGAGTGAATTCATCAATATATAAAATGACTTTTGTTTTACTTTTCAATTTCTGATTTACACTAGAATTAGCTTTTCCAGATATATCTGCAGGATCTGAAAATACATTTAATAAAGGTAGACTTCTCTCTTGTGCTATTCCCAAGCTAGCTTTTGTTATCCCTGCAGTTATTTTAAGAAGTGTATTATATATTCTAGGAGAAAATGCTCCTAGTTTATTGATTTTTGTCGTGTTTGCAAACAGCTTTGTACGAAGACTGCTTCCATTAGCTTTCTGATATTGATACTCAAACTCAGCTTTTAGCGTGGCTACGTCTACATTACTAGGACACTCACTAGCACAGGCCTTACAGCTTAAGCAAAGATCAAAGACCTCCTTTAACTCTGTATGATCATATTTATTAGACTTATTTGATGTAGTAAGAAACTCCCTTAAGGCATTTGCTCTTGCTCTAGTAGTATCCTTTTCTTCTCTTGTTGCTCTGTAACTAGGGCACATTGCACCTCCTGCACTTGGTAATTTTCTACAATCGCCACTTCCATTACATTTTTCGGCAAGTCTTAGGATTCCTTGATTATCCTCAAAATTCATGAGTGTATCTACCGCTGGCTCCTTGCGATCTACTTCATACCTCAAGCTTTCATCCATCGGGAAAGCATCGATTACTTTTCCAGCATTAAATATTTGATGAGGATCAAAAGCTCCTTTTACGGTTTTCATTACCTCATAATTCTCATCGCCTACCATCATAGAGATAAACTCTGCGCGCACGATACCATCACCGTGCTCGCCACTCATAGAACCATTGTATTTTTTAACCAAATGCGCTACATCTGTAGTTATCTGTCTAAAAAGTGCTACATCTTGAGAAGTTTTTAAATCAAGAATAGGACGTAAATGTATTTCTCCCGCACCAGCGTGGGCGTAGTACACGGCATCTTGCTCATGTTTTTTCATGAGCGCAGTAAATTCACTTATATATGGCGCAAGATCATCTAGCGCGACCGCTGTATCTTCTATACATGCTACGGCCTTTCTATCTCCTATCATATTCCCCAGCAAGCCAAGACCAGCTTTGCGCAGGTCCATTGCTTGTGCAATCTGATCTCCTTGTAATATAGGATATGCATATCCTTGCCCATCCTGCTGCAAACTATCTATAAGCTCTTCTGCCTGCTGCATGGCCCCTTCAAGAGTAGCATCCCTTAACTCGAACATTAATATTGCTGCTGGGTCGCCTTCTATAAAAAATCTATTTTTCTCTTGCTCCCGATTGTTCTTAGTACAATCTAAGATCACCTTGTCCATCATCTCACAAGTATACAGATCATGCTTCATGGCAGGAACTACAGCTTGTAAACAGGAATCTAAATCCTTGTAATGCCCTGCAACCATAACGCCATGAGCAGGTGGCAACACATCTAACTGCAAGGTAATTTCTGTGGTAAATGCAAGTGTACCTTCACTCCCAGATAATAGTTTGCAGAAATTAAAAGGCTTTCCGTGCTCTTCAAATGGCGCAGCATTAGCAATTTCATCAAGTGCGTAACCCGTATTTCGGCGATGGATTTCAGGTTTTGGAAACTGCTCTTTGATCTCATTGCGAACGGCACTTTGAGAAAAGTAATCGTTTGCTGTCTTATAAATGGAACCTTCCAAGTTGTCAAGGTTCAATTTTTGGCGAAAGCCAGTTACATCTAGTTCTTCAAAAATAGCTTCACTACCATCTGATAATACCGTCTTTAATTGAATGACTTTATCCCTTGTAACACCGTACTTGATACTGGTGGTTCCAGATGAATTATTTCCCACCATGCCACCTATCATACATCTGTTTGCAGTAGAGGTATTAGGTCCAAAAAACAAACCGTGGGGCTTTAAAAACAAATTGAGTTCGTCTCTTATAACACCAGGCTGTACTGTTACCTGCTGCTTTTCTTTATCAAAGTGAATAATCTCTGTAAAATGCTTAGAAACATCTACTACGATACCATCGCCCACACATTGGCCAGCAAGGGAGGTTCCCGCGGTTCTTGGGATAAGGGTGATGTGTTGCGCTTTCGCGAAAGCGCATAATTTCTTAATATCATTTACCGTCTTAGGAAATGCAACAGCAAGCGGAATCTTGCGATATACAGATGCATCTGTTGCATAGATAATTTTATGTAGTTGATCTACATGTAACTCTCCATCAAACTCGATTTCTAATTTTTTCAAACTAATTTCCATTAAGATAAAAGTAACTAAAACTTTATGTAGCCCTTAACGTTATGACTATATAATTACTAATAGTTTTGCCAATTCAAACAAACAATTACAATGAAAAAAACACTAGTTATTGCCCTACTTTTTCTAGGATTAAGTGGAATAGTTTATGCTCAAGAAATCTCTCCTAATGCAATAGGTCTGAGAATAGGAGACAACGACGGATTCAGTACAGAAGTAAATTACCAAAGAGCTTTAAGTGAAAACAACAGACTAGAATTAGGATTAGCTTGGAGATCTGGAAACAACTTTGACGCAGTAAAAGGAACAGGAATTTACCAGTGGGTATGGAACATCGATGGCGGTTTTAACTGGTATGCAGGTGTAGGTGCCGCTGTAGGTGCTTTTGATGTAGATAACGACGCTCCCTTCTTTGACGATGATGACAATGAGTTTTTTGTAAACGCAGCTGGAGATATAGGTATTGAGTATCGTTTTGATATCCCATTACTATTATCGCTAGATTTTAGACCAGAAATAGGGATCCTAAATGACTTTGATGATGATCTAGAATTTGACGTAGCATTAGGGATACGTTACCTATTTTAATCAAGAGACTTTTTCTAAAGCTCTCTTATAAAGAGATTCATAAAGCGGCACAATGTTTTGTATATCAAACTTGGCCGCTTCTTTTCTTGCGTTTGTTTTGAACTTTGCAAGCGTATCATCATCTTCTAAGATTCTAATAGCGTTTTGAGCCATATCTGCAATGTTACCTACGTTAGACAAGTAACCGGTCACTCCATCTACATTTACTTCTGGAATACCGCCTGCGTTACTTGAAATCACAGGCACACGATTTACCATCGCTTCTAGCGCCGCAAGTCCGAAGCTTTCTGCCTCAGATGGCAGTAGGAATAAATCAGAAAAACATAAGATTTTATCTACTTCATTACTGTTTCCTAAGAAACGTACTTTATCTTCTATACCTAGTTCTTTTACGCGCTCTTCTGCTGCTTCTCTTTCTGGGCCTTCACCTACCATAAGTAGCTTAGAAGGAATTTCTAATTGTAAACGATAGAACACCTCGATCACATCTGAGATACGCTTTACTTTTCTAAAGTTACTCACATGCGTAACAATACGCTCATCTTCATTTGCCATCAAATCACGCTGGCAATCTGTAAAGGTATCTGTTTTTGCACCAAAATCTATAAAGTTAGGCACCACATCAATCTCTCTAGTGATTTCAAAGAGTCTCAGTGTGTCTTGCTTTAAGCTTTCTGAAACTGAAGTTACCACATCACTATTATTGATGCTAAAACTTACTGCCGGGCGATAAAATGGATGACTACCTACAAGCGTAATATCTGTACCGTGTAACGTCGTTACCATAGGCACATGAATACCTTCCTGCTTGAGCATTTCCTTTGCCATATATCCTGCATATGCGTGAGGAATTGCATAGTGTACGTGCAAAATATCAATTTTTTCTTTCTTGATGATTTTGACCAGCTTGCTAGAAAGTGCTAGTTCATATGGCTGATAATGAAAAAGAGGATAATCAGGAACGTTTACCTCGTGAAAATGAATATTGTCATTTAATAAAGCTAGGCGTACAGGTTGCTTATATGTTACAAAATGTACTTCGTGACCTCTTTTTGACAAGGCGATTCCTAGTTCTGTTGCTACTACTCCACTTCCTCCGAAGGTTGGGTAACAGACAATTGCAATTTTCATAACAGGATTTTTGGTAGATTTCTTTTTTGCTTTCGCGAAAGCGTACTCACATCATATCACTTACAATACGAGTATATAAATAGCACTTCAAATTTAATCAATTAAAGCATTATAAATGACTTCTTGAATCTTGGTTCTTAGACCAGATTTTATGAGGGCACGGTTATCCATAGTGGGGAATGTTCTATTAGATAGAAATACATAAACAAGTTCGTTCTCTGGATCTGCCCACGTGTAAGTCCCCGTAAAACCACTATGACCAAAACTCGTCATAGGCACACAACCACATGTAGGGCCACCACCGCTTAGCTGTGGCTTATCAAAACCTACGCCTCGTCTCACATTCTTATCACAGTAATAACAGGTATTAAAGCGATCCATAGTCTCTTTTGAAAAGTAGCGCTTACCACCATAATATCCGTTTTGAAGATACATTTGCATCATTTTGGCAACGTCATTTGAGTTTGAAAATAAACCAGCATGACCACCCATATTACTCTGCATGGCTGCTCCCATGTCATGCACATAGCCTTGTACTTTCTGATTGCGCCAGTAAGAGTCGTTTTCTGATGGTACAACCATATCTTTGGCAAACTTGCGCAATGGTCTGTAGCCCGTAAAGTTTGCTCCTAATGCGTTATAAAAGTGTGATCTTGTAATTTCATCAAGATTATCATTGTAGTGATCTTCTAGAAATTTTTTCATCAAATAATAAGGAAGGTCACTGTACTTATAGGATAGTCTAGAACGAAGGTCACTATCTGCTATTTTCTTAACTAGTGTATCACCGTACCCTGTACGCAGGTACATTTTTTCGGCAACTTTAATATTATAATTTTCTGAGTATGCCGTGCTATAATAATCATCAAGTGGCTTTTTTGTAACAGAATCTAGTGTGCTGATATAAAAAGGTATCCATGCCTTGAAACGACCATAGTGTGATAGCGCATCTTTGAGTGTTATATTTGCCTTATTACTCCCTTTAAGTGCAGGAATAAGAGCGCCTAGTTTATTTTCTAATGCAATAGACCCTTCACTCTCAAGCTCCATCAATAAAGGTAAAGAAGCGAGTATTTTTGTCATAGAAGCAACATCATACATATCTTCTGGACGTACAGCGCGCTTTTTATTGTAGGTGTGATATCCAAAGCTTTTATCGTAAATCACTTTACCACGGCGGGCCACTAGTACCTGAGCACCTGGCATCATCGCTCTTTTGATCCCGAGATTTACAAGGGAATCAATTTTGATATTAAGCGTATCTGAATCTACCCCTACCTCTTCTGGAATTCCATATGAAAGCCTTCTTAAAGTTCCAGATTGCAAACCTGTCCTGATTGGCGTTTTACCAAGAGAAACTGGTAGCCTTCCTTTACTAGGTATAGCTCCAAAAATAAGTTGCGCACTTTTTTCTTGCGCTAGCTGGCTATTCTGATAGCTGTGAATTATAGCCTCAATATCTGAGCTATTTTGCAAATCTAGCATTGCATAAGGCCTTACAAAAAGGTCTAAAACAACAGTTTTAGTTTTTGCAATCTCCGTAATCCATCTAATCTCTTCTGCCGAAAATTTATAGGACTTCCAAGGGTTTGCATTAGATCTATGAAAACCTATAATGACATAATTAAAATCTTCTAATGCCTTCTGAGCAGCTTCAAGAGTTTTTGATTTTATCTCATCCACCTGCGCATACTTGCGTAGTTGGAATTTAAATGCAGATCCATCATCATCACCTAAGCCTAAATAAGCAATCTTTTTCTGATCTATATTTACAACAGGAAGGACATTATTGTTATTCTTTGTAACAGTAATTGCGTTTTCTATTGCCTCACTATAAACCACGTCATCTAGTCGAGAGTTTAGATCATCAAGAAGATATTTGGTAACAACAGGTTTATAGTTATTTAAGCCTACTTTATATTTAGCGTATAATATTTTCTTTACCGAGTGTGCTAGTCTTTCCTCAGTAATTTTTCCAGATTCAAGAGCCTTCATAATTTTGGCAGATGCAGAGGGTACATCTTCACTTATCAATAAAATATCATTTCCTGCCTCAAAAGCTGCAAGGTCAATATCTCCAGGCTCTTTAAAATTTGCAGCGCCTTTCATATTCAAAGCATCTGTAAATATTAGACCGTGAAAACGGTAATCTTCCTTAAGCATTTTTGTCACGATAGTAGGTGAGATACTTGTAGGCACTCCTACTTCTGGCACAAGTGCTGGCACATTAAGGTGTGCAACCATAATACTTGCTATACCATTTTGAATAATAGGCTTGTAAGGATACATCTCTACGCTCTGAAGGCGTTCCTTGGTAAAATTAAGTGTAGGTAGTGTTTTGTGACTGTCTTTATCTGTATCACCGTGACCAGGAAAGTGTTTTGCACTTCCTAAAACTCCAGCTTCTTGCATTCCTTCCATGAAGGCAATTGCTTTTTCTGTAACGTTGATTTTATCTTCGCCAAAAGATCTATTTCCTATAATAGGATTTGCTGGGTTGATATTTATATCTACTACTGGAGCAAAATTAATGTGTACTCCCAATCGCTTAGAATGTTCTCCTATACGCTTTCCTACTTTCCTTACGATATTATTATCTTGTATAGCTCCTAGCGTCATATTCCAAGGGAAAGCGTAGGTACTATCTAATCTCATCGCAAGCCCCCACTCTGCATCCATCCCTATGAGAAGCTTCGTTTTTGCAAGGTCTTGAAACTCATTATTGAGTTTCGCCTGTCGCATAGGACCACCCTTAGAAAATATAAGTCCACCTATATGTTCTTCCTTGATAAGTTTCTTAATCTTATCAATTTTAGCCTTAGGGTCACTAGAAAAAACATCGACCATAAATAACTGCCCCACGCGTTCCTTAGGCGTCATTTGCTTGTAGACAGAATCTACCCATTTACGCTGAGCAATAATGTCATTTGCATAGAGCGGGTATCGCTCTTGGGCATAAGAAATTATAGAAACAAATAAGAAAAATAATATGGTGATAATGCGTCTAGGCGCCATAAATGCAATATTTTAAGTTGTAATTACGATTGCAATAATAACGCCAGACAGCGCCTATGACAATCTAATATAAAAGTAAAGGGTTTGAGGTACGCTTTCGCGAAAGCGTGCAAATCTTAACAACATCTTAAGAAGCTGC
This window harbors:
- a CDS encoding dicarboxylate/amino acid:cation symporter encodes the protein MKKLALHWKIIIGLILGVVWALISSSVGLSDFTINWIAPFGTIFINLLKLIAVPLVLFSIIAGVAGIGDPSSLGRMGGKTLLAYLITTLLAVGLGLTLVNIIQPGALVDQESRIDNRISYELWAQEQGVEIKDGVNYLQDPQFMERAGRVNELVKSKGEDATVAEKMKTANATKDAGPLQPLIDLVPQNFFKALTDNGLMLQIIFFAIFFGISLLFIPKEKSGPVIKLVDSVMEVFLKMVDFVMQASPFFVFALLAGVISKMAGDDIGKVVEIFKGLSWYSLTVFLGLMLMIFVMYPLIIKLIVRKIPYRGFFKAMGLAQTTAFSTSSSAATLPVTMECVEDNLGVDKKITSFVLPIGATVNMDGTVLYQAVAVVFLAQLHMIDLTLGQQLTIVLTATLASIGSAAVPSAGLVMLIIVLGSVDLNPAWIAIIFPVDRILDMCRTVVNVTGDATVSSIIAKTEGMLNYDENVNPDDAFNPDK
- the aroC gene encoding chorismate synthase, which gives rise to MAGNTYGTIFKVTTFGESHGKAIGGIIDGCPAGLSIDFDAIQHDLDRRKPGQSKIVTQRKEPDTVDFLSGLFEDKTTGTPIGFQIVNTNQKSKDYGHIKDTYRPSHADYTYDKKYGNRDYRGGGRSSARETASRVVAGAIAKQFLKGISFHAFTSAVGDLTMDTPYQDLDFSEIEKNDVRCANPAFAKACEEKIKEIKKQGDTIGGVITCVIQNVPVGLGEPVFDKLHAELGKAMLSINAVKGFEYGSGFEGATMKGSDHNDHFNTDGTTKTNLSGGVQGGISNGMDIYFKVAFKPVATVMQKQETINASGEVVEMQGKGRHDPCVVPRAVPIVEAMAALVIADFVLRNKSVRL
- a CDS encoding UDP-2,3-diacylglucosamine diphosphatase, translated to MKRPVEIAVLSDIHLGTYGCHATEVCQYLNSIAPEILILNGDIIDIWQFRKRFFPKEHLKVIKKIITLASKGTHVYYITGNHDEMLRKFSDATMGNIHLIDKLVLNLDGKKAWFFHGDVFDASIQHTKWIAKLGGWGYDFLILFNRLLNKWLVSMGREKYSLSKKIKNSVKGAVKFINDFEKTATDLAIENNFDYVICGHIHQPAKQQVNTPKGSTLYLNSGDWIENLSYLEYHNRKWSLNYYREIQPKKSHNSSKILLEPQNVQTRYS
- a CDS encoding FAD-binding and (Fe-S)-binding domain-containing protein, with product MEISLKKLEIEFDGELHVDQLHKIIYATDASVYRKIPLAVAFPKTVNDIKKLCAFAKAQHITLIPRTAGTSLAGQCVGDGIVVDVSKHFTEIIHFDKEKQQVTVQPGVIRDELNLFLKPHGLFFGPNTSTANRCMIGGMVGNNSSGTTSIKYGVTRDKVIQLKTVLSDGSEAIFEELDVTGFRQKLNLDNLEGSIYKTANDYFSQSAVRNEIKEQFPKPEIHRRNTGYALDEIANAAPFEEHGKPFNFCKLLSGSEGTLAFTTEITLQLDVLPPAHGVMVAGHYKDLDSCLQAVVPAMKHDLYTCEMMDKVILDCTKNNREQEKNRFFIEGDPAAILMFELRDATLEGAMQQAEELIDSLQQDGQGYAYPILQGDQIAQAMDLRKAGLGLLGNMIGDRKAVACIEDTAVALDDLAPYISEFTALMKKHEQDAVYYAHAGAGEIHLRPILDLKTSQDVALFRQITTDVAHLVKKYNGSMSGEHGDGIVRAEFISMMVGDENYEVMKTVKGAFDPHQIFNAGKVIDAFPMDESLRYEVDRKEPAVDTLMNFEDNQGILRLAEKCNGSGDCRKLPSAGGAMCPSYRATREEKDTTRARANALREFLTTSNKSNKYDHTELKEVFDLCLSCKACASECPSNVDVATLKAEFEYQYQKANGSSLRTKLFANTTKINKLGAFSPRIYNTLLKITAGITKASLGIAQERSLPLLNVFSDPADISGKANSSVNQKLKSKTKVILYIDEFTQFLDGNIGQDALTLLRHLGYEVEVVTNHDSGRSYISKGFLEEAKTLANKNIELLKDLAEDTVILGIEPSAILSFRDEYLRLADDVENAQKLSAQSFLIEEFLHSEIKRGVITSEQFSAKAKKLKIHGHCHQKALSSVSHTFAILNLPLNYTPTIIPSGCCGMAGSFGYEKEHYEVSMKVGEQTLFPAIRKADGETIIVANGTSCRHQIKDGTARVAMHPVSVLRDALLE
- the bshA gene encoding N-acetyl-alpha-D-glucosaminyl L-malate synthase BshA — encoded protein: MKIAIVCYPTFGGSGVVATELGIALSKRGHEVHFVTYKQPVRLALLNDNIHFHEVNVPDYPLFHYQPYELALSSKLVKIIKKEKIDILHVHYAIPHAYAGYMAKEMLKQEGIHVPMVTTLHGTDITLVGSHPFYRPAVSFSINNSDVVTSVSESLKQDTLRLFEITREIDVVPNFIDFGAKTDTFTDCQRDLMANEDERIVTHVSNFRKVKRISDVIEVFYRLQLEIPSKLLMVGEGPEREAAEERVKELGIEDKVRFLGNSNEVDKILCFSDLFLLPSEAESFGLAALEAMVNRVPVISSNAGGIPEVNVDGVTGYLSNVGNIADMAQNAIRILEDDDTLAKFKTNARKEAAKFDIQNIVPLYESLYKRALEKVS